Genomic segment of Mucilaginibacter sabulilitoris:
CTATTGACGCTTATGACCCGCGTTTCAGTTCAGGAACTATAGCAGGTTTTAATGCGGGGCTTACATTTGATATCCCGGTTGCTTATCCATTTTCATTTGCCCCTGAGATTTTGTTTTCGCAGAAAGGATTTAAAGCTTATACCGATTATGGTAAGTTTACCCAGCGCACCAATTATATTGATATACCGTTGCTGGCCAAATTCAGGCTGGCACCAGGGTTTAACTTTCTGTTGGGTCCGGAGCTTACCTTCTTAACATCTACCAAAAATACTTACGATACCGGCTTTAATACTTCATATGAAGAACGCTACAATGGCCACTATGGCGACCAGAGCTATGTTGCAGGTGTAGTTGGTGTTTCTTTTGATATTAACCGCAGTGTTGAGCTAAGGGGAAGATATAATATTGACTTTTCAAGAAATACGTCTGACAATAACGACTTGCCCGATTTCCGCAACCAGGTTTGGCAGATAGGATTAGGATTTAAATTCCAGTAAAAAAATAATATTTTGATTATTTTTTTACCATCTTAAAATAGGTATAAATTAATACCTTCGGGAAATTTATACCTATTTTATCATTATGAAACCAAAATTAAATTTATTATTAGCAGGATTTCTAATAATAATTACAAGTTGCCAAAAATCAAATTCAAACCTGTCTTCCGAAAAACAAAATCAAACGGCTTTTGAGCCTATCAAAATTTCTTACAAAGACACCACTTCTGTTTACAGATTATTCAAACCTTTTAAAACATCTGAAAAGGATGATTTATCTAAACTTGAATTACAATCAGCATCGGCAAAGATAGCTTTACCAAGAGTTCAATTAACCTACAAGGGTAATGGAACGTATGACGTTATTCTTTGGAACAATCAAAACAATGAAAGATTAGACTGTACTTATACATTCTATAGTAATGGTATTCCAGCTCCGATACCTCAATATAATAGGATGAGTTATGAAGTAACAGATCCTGCAATTGTTTTTAAATGGGAAACGCCTGCTGCCGGTAATTATAAGTTTGTAATATACTATCATACGGGTGTTGATGCCGGAAGAACGGCAGAGTTACCTGTCACAATTTATAATCAACCTGTACCGCCTCCCGGAAGGCTTGCTTTATACCGCTATATTAATCCTTATACTGGTCACCATATTTACACTACTAACTGGCAGGAATTGGCCAGTGGTTCACAACTTTTTGTTTTTGAGAAAGTTCAGGGTTATATTTTGCCAAGTTCGGGCCCAAATACGTTATTAATATACAGGTATTACAACCGCGCCTCTGATGATCACTGGCTTTCTACATCTACAGCCGGGGCAAGTGGCTATGTACGAGAAGGAGGAGTTGGATATATAGACCTTGCACCTACTTCAGATAGTACATTACCTTTAATTGAATATTTCAGCACCACACATGGTCACGCATACGTAACACCACCTGAAACCCTGCCCGCTCCTGATGTTATGGGAGGCACCTTAGGTTATTTAGCTTCTCCGCAATAATTAAATTACTTTAATTATATAATTTCATAAAAATCACACAAAATGCTGTAGCAACCCTACAGCATTTTGCGTATATAGAGCTGTACAGAATAACAAAAACATTATTTAAATGTTATGTTATTTATATGTTTTACTTTTACCCCAATAGATGATATCAGTAATTATATGCTCTGCCAATGAAACCTTGCTAAAGCAGGTAAGTGAAAATATAGCGGCAACAATTGGTGTTCCTTACGAAATAATCGCTACTGAAAATAGTTCCGGGACCCATGGAATTTGCTCGGTTTATAATAAAGGTATATTTAACGCCCGGTATGATACCTTGTGTTTTATGCACGAAGATGTGCTTATAAAAACTGATAACTGGGGTCAGGTTGTGGTGAATATATTTAAAGAAAATCCCGACCTGGGTTTATTAGGCGTTATAGGGAGTTCATACAAACCCATGACCCCATCGGGCTGGGGTGGCCTGGGCCCAAATACTTATTACAGCAACCTGATACAGCATCATA
This window contains:
- a CDS encoding porin family protein, giving the protein MKKFVFLAICLFTAGIASAQTYYGPRHRPRHYVQERRRPYNDFNQVKVGLTAGLNLSNTIDAYDPRFSSGTIAGFNAGLTFDIPVAYPFSFAPEILFSQKGFKAYTDYGKFTQRTNYIDIPLLAKFRLAPGFNFLLGPELTFLTSTKNTYDTGFNTSYEERYNGHYGDQSYVAGVVGVSFDINRSVELRGRYNIDFSRNTSDNNDLPDFRNQVWQIGLGFKFQ